Proteins found in one Candidatus Margulisiibacteriota bacterium genomic segment:
- a CDS encoding deoxyribonuclease IV translates to MSTRLLGAHMSIAGGVDKAIERGLSIGCSAIQIFVKNNNQWVGKPFAPGEVERFKSARDQSSLFVFAHAGYLINLAAPPSDNLEKSLRSMQDELERCEGLKLPFIVLHPGSHLGKGEGQGLGLVIKHLNELIEQTKGFKVKIALETTAGQGSNLGYKFSHLAEIIAGVKAPERLGVCFDTCHSFAAGYNLKEDYQTTWKEFERTIGLDKLLAFHLNDSKTGLGAKKDRHEQIGQGELGLEPFRLLMNDLRFEKLPMILETPKGPEMKEDVENLRVLRSLTLTA, encoded by the coding sequence ATGTCTACCCGTCTTCTTGGCGCTCATATGTCGATCGCCGGCGGCGTTGATAAAGCGATCGAACGGGGCCTCTCGATCGGCTGCAGCGCGATCCAAATTTTCGTTAAGAACAACAACCAGTGGGTCGGGAAACCGTTCGCGCCCGGCGAAGTTGAACGTTTCAAATCCGCCCGTGATCAAAGCAGCCTTTTTGTTTTCGCTCACGCCGGTTATTTAATTAACCTTGCCGCCCCACCCTCCGATAATCTTGAAAAATCGCTTCGCTCAATGCAAGACGAGCTGGAACGGTGCGAAGGGCTTAAGCTCCCTTTTATTGTCCTCCACCCCGGCTCCCACCTGGGGAAAGGCGAAGGCCAAGGCCTAGGCTTGGTGATTAAACATCTTAATGAACTGATCGAACAAACTAAAGGCTTTAAAGTGAAAATTGCCTTGGAAACGACCGCCGGCCAGGGCTCAAACCTTGGTTATAAATTCTCTCATCTGGCGGAGATCATCGCCGGAGTTAAAGCGCCGGAAAGGCTCGGGGTCTGTTTTGATACCTGCCATTCATTTGCCGCCGGGTACAATCTAAAAGAAGATTATCAAACAACCTGGAAAGAATTTGAGCGGACAATCGGATTAGATAAGCTCCTGGCTTTCCATTTGAACGATTCTAAAACCGGCCTCGGCGCCAAAAAAGACCGCCATGAACAGATCGGCCAGGGGGAGCTGGGGCTGGAACCGTTTCGCCTCTTGATGAATGACCTGCGTTTTGAAAAGCTGCCAATGATCCTGGAAACACCAAAAGGACCAGAAATGAAGGAAGACGTCGAGAATTTAAGGGTTCTTCGTAGCCTCACGCTCACCGCTTAA
- a CDS encoding replication-associated recombination protein A, protein MDLFDANLKHYKEKNAPLPHRMAPRGLDEIVGQEPILGKGKLLRRLIETDKVSSVILYGPPGTGKTAIARVIANSTKGHFEWLNATVAKVEDIRRVSLESKERIKHYGTKSILFLDEIHRFNKLQQDALLPDVEEGNLILIGATTENPFFYVNSALVSRSNIFELKPLTTEQLKEVLKFALTDTERGLGQLKIKMEQAALDHLAKLSDGDARRALTALELGVLSTSPEKDGRIHFTLAVAEESIQKKAVVYDKKGNQHYDTISAFIKSMRGSDPDAALYYMAKMIYAGEDPRFIARRIVICAAEDVGNADPLALVVANSAMQVAEFVGMPEARIPLAQAAVYVATAPKSNASYLGIDAALKDVEENPTLEVPLHLKNATYEGEKKMGKGQGYKYAHSFEGGVVKQDHLAEKKKYYEPKEIGFEKKIKARMDELKNLPHHPSPSPNGRGGERG, encoded by the coding sequence ATGGACCTCTTTGACGCCAATCTCAAGCATTACAAGGAAAAGAACGCGCCGCTCCCCCACCGAATGGCCCCCCGCGGCCTCGATGAGATCGTGGGCCAGGAGCCGATCCTGGGGAAAGGGAAGCTCCTGCGCCGCCTGATCGAGACTGACAAGGTCTCCTCGGTTATTCTTTACGGGCCGCCGGGAACAGGCAAGACCGCTATCGCCCGGGTAATCGCCAACTCGACCAAAGGACATTTTGAATGGCTTAACGCCACGGTTGCTAAAGTCGAGGATATCCGGCGGGTCAGCCTGGAATCGAAGGAGCGGATCAAACATTACGGGACTAAGTCGATCCTCTTTCTTGACGAAATCCATCGTTTCAATAAACTCCAGCAGGACGCACTCCTTCCCGATGTCGAAGAAGGAAACCTTATCCTGATCGGCGCAACGACGGAAAATCCGTTTTTCTACGTTAATTCAGCCCTCGTCTCCCGCTCCAATATTTTCGAGTTGAAACCTCTGACCACAGAACAACTGAAAGAAGTCCTAAAATTCGCTCTGACCGACACCGAACGAGGGCTCGGCCAGCTCAAGATCAAGATGGAACAAGCGGCGCTCGATCACCTGGCCAAGCTTTCCGACGGGGACGCCCGACGCGCCCTGACCGCCCTGGAACTCGGCGTTCTCTCCACCTCTCCGGAGAAAGACGGACGGATCCATTTTACGCTCGCGGTCGCCGAAGAATCGATCCAGAAAAAAGCGGTCGTCTATGATAAGAAAGGCAACCAGCATTACGACACCATCTCCGCTTTTATCAAATCGATGCGCGGCAGTGACCCCGACGCCGCTCTTTACTACATGGCCAAGATGATCTACGCCGGGGAAGACCCCCGCTTCATCGCCCGCCGGATCGTCATCTGCGCGGCGGAAGATGTCGGCAACGCCGATCCTCTGGCGCTCGTCGTCGCCAATTCCGCCATGCAGGTCGCCGAGTTCGTCGGGATGCCGGAAGCCCGCATCCCTCTCGCCCAGGCGGCAGTCTATGTCGCCACCGCTCCCAAGAGCAACGCCTCATACCTCGGGATCGACGCCGCGCTTAAAGACGTGGAAGAAAACCCGACCCTGGAGGTCCCGCTCCACCTGAAGAACGCGACTTATGAAGGTGAAAAGAAGATGGGGAAAGGCCAGGGTTACAAATACGCCCACAGTTTCGAAGGGGGCGTGGTCAAGCAAGACCATCTGGCCGAAAAGAAAAAATATTACGAACCGAAAGAGATCGGTTTTGAGAAGAAGATCAAAGCGAGGATGGACGAACTTAAGAATCTCCCTCACCACCCGTCCCCCTCTCCCAATGGGAGAGGGGGAGAAAGGGGGTGA
- a CDS encoding HAMP domain-containing sensor histidine kinase, whose protein sequence is MKIEVRKSTAYVSPWWQPRAFDHWDRKVGLGNRIEIQMAQWSKYPLRALSVVPGMTTTKMMLCRLEHRIEIINRTMTELSQMPDNFKLAVNRAGKFYNRLMALTFAFSLTFSAHGLMTEERQSWHHSVKDIALFFVPTFVALGLGHARKRARIMEMISWEAQKELAQLKSFRQAFQRIGGVAHDLNNLLGGIMLVAGAPDIERLTVGQAGERFRIIKERSRDMKDIIKELLDVTRPVKISAEPLSVMRTINWAVYTFSHLKDLEKKRVVILINGNGENPQAKFDENKFKLVLLNLLINSYDALRDNGQGEIELSAYYVNSAKDQDIIRNSMPDANYVRIDVRDNGSGIPAEFLPKIFDFGETTKGQKGSGIGLAIVKNAIEGHKGFVTVATDCEPGKSGTTFSLYLPV, encoded by the coding sequence ATGAAGATTGAAGTTCGTAAATCAACCGCTTATGTTTCCCCTTGGTGGCAGCCGCGCGCCTTTGATCATTGGGATCGGAAGGTCGGCCTGGGGAACCGGATCGAGATCCAGATGGCGCAATGGAGTAAATATCCGCTGCGGGCCTTATCCGTTGTTCCAGGAATGACGACCACGAAGATGATGCTTTGCCGTTTGGAACACAGGATAGAAATAATCAACCGGACGATGACGGAACTTTCCCAGATGCCCGACAATTTTAAGCTGGCGGTCAACCGGGCCGGGAAATTCTATAACCGGCTGATGGCCCTGACCTTCGCCTTCTCCCTCACTTTTTCCGCTCATGGTCTGATGACCGAGGAACGACAAAGTTGGCATCATTCCGTCAAAGATATCGCTTTGTTCTTTGTCCCGACCTTTGTCGCGCTGGGCCTTGGTCATGCCAGGAAACGAGCCAGAATTATGGAAATGATCAGCTGGGAAGCGCAGAAAGAATTAGCCCAACTTAAGTCTTTTCGCCAGGCATTTCAACGGATCGGCGGGGTGGCGCACGACCTGAATAATTTGCTTGGCGGGATCATGCTGGTTGCCGGGGCTCCCGACATTGAGCGCTTAACCGTTGGACAAGCCGGCGAAAGGTTCCGGATTATTAAGGAGCGGTCGCGGGATATGAAAGATATCATTAAAGAATTGCTCGATGTTACCCGGCCGGTCAAAATCTCCGCCGAGCCGCTGTCGGTCATGCGGACCATTAATTGGGCGGTTTATACCTTTAGCCACCTTAAAGATTTGGAAAAAAAACGTGTTGTTATCCTGATCAATGGAAACGGCGAAAATCCGCAGGCCAAATTCGATGAGAACAAATTCAAGCTGGTCTTGCTCAATCTGCTGATCAACAGTTATGACGCGCTCCGGGACAACGGTCAGGGCGAGATCGAACTTTCCGCCTACTATGTCAATTCGGCAAAAGATCAGGATATCATTCGAAACTCCATGCCGGATGCCAACTATGTTCGGATCGACGTTCGCGATAACGGCAGCGGGATCCCTGCCGAATTCCTGCCGAAGATCTTTGATTTCGGTGAGACGACCAAGGGGCAAAAAGGGTCGGGGATCGGTTTGGCCATCGTCAAGAACGCGATCGAAGGACACAAGGGTTTTGTTACCGTCGCGACCGATTGCGAACCGGGAAAGAGCGGCACGACGTTCTCCCTGTATTTGCCGGTATGA
- a CDS encoding protease inhibitor I42 family protein, which produces MKRNILTVFLLALALFALIAGCLSLPGGTERLSEKDNGGDLHLTVGDTLIITLNANPTTGYNWEIESLNPLLLEQRGQAQFHAQSQAIGAPGKMTFTFKAIAPGTCALGLVYRRPWEKNVSPIGIFKVTLTIKE; this is translated from the coding sequence ATGAAAAGAAACATCTTGACCGTTTTTCTGCTCGCTCTCGCGCTTTTCGCCCTGATTGCCGGTTGTCTCTCCCTGCCGGGAGGCACGGAACGGCTAAGCGAAAAGGACAACGGCGGCGACCTTCACCTGACCGTCGGCGACACGCTGATCATCACTCTTAACGCCAATCCGACGACCGGCTACAACTGGGAAATTGAATCGCTCAACCCGCTGCTGCTTGAACAACGCGGCCAAGCGCAATTCCACGCGCAAAGCCAGGCAATCGGCGCGCCTGGAAAGATGACCTTTACTTTTAAAGCCATCGCTCCCGGAACCTGCGCTCTTGGTCTGGTTTACCGGCGGCCCTGGGAAAAGAACGTCAGCCCGATCGGTATTTTCAAGGTGACGCTGACGATCAAAGAATGA
- a CDS encoding DUF4342 domain-containing protein, which produces MNENLKEEFKVSGEQLLKKINELIKEGNIRQITIKDKEGKAIISFPLTFGVIGAALAPVLAAVGAVAALVTECTISVERKS; this is translated from the coding sequence ATGAATGAAAATTTAAAAGAAGAGTTCAAGGTATCCGGCGAACAATTACTGAAAAAGATCAACGAACTGATCAAGGAAGGAAATATCCGGCAGATCACGATCAAGGATAAGGAAGGGAAAGCGATCATTTCTTTCCCCCTGACCTTCGGCGTGATCGGCGCGGCCCTCGCTCCGGTCCTGGCCGCGGTCGGCGCCGTCGCGGCGCTCGTCACCGAATGCACGATCTCGGTCGAACGCAAAAGTTAA
- a CDS encoding proton-conducting transporter membrane subunit, which translates to MFNWEFLLDPLAFFFLALIVAIALPVMLYSFGYLSGKYSRRKIMVGQLLALAFIGSMLLVVSVRSALTFLVCWEVMTLLSYFLVMFETESEKSIKAATIYIVMSHVGAAFIAAGIFLIHHYTGSFDLLAWHSAVLPAGSRDLLFFFFLIGFGIKAGIVPLHLWLPYAHPQAPSHISALMSGVMIKVAIYGLLRFVFFVLGIQALFWGGIVILLACLTCLVGIIYALIDNDLKTVLAYSSIENIGIIMLGLGAAMLFIPLGQSGLASLAMIAALYHLINHAAFKSLLFLGAGSVYRSAGTKNLEKLGGLINKLPWTSAFFLVGALAIAALPPLNGFISEWLTLQVLFLGALTAPAGLKVILALCAAVLALTGGLTAACMVRTFGLTFLARARSAKAEKAKEAPLTMLLGMGWLVILIIGLALGAVPIVKLLAKVAASTAGLPIPLFAFNQYILRLPGANLSSPLAALALFTAFGLVIAATFLFFGRSRRAIVPTWDCGYYQLTPRQEYSATGFSKPFRIAFGFFLRPSRSTQTTRDSHYHVRSLVYEARTAKIFKEFFYLPFVGGLFQTAKGMKRFQAGSIQIYLAYILVVVLLLLLFIGRF; encoded by the coding sequence ATGTTCAATTGGGAATTCTTGCTTGATCCGCTGGCTTTCTTTTTCCTCGCTCTAATAGTAGCTATTGCTTTGCCCGTCATGCTTTATTCGTTTGGTTATTTATCGGGTAAATATTCGCGCCGTAAGATCATGGTCGGCCAGTTGTTGGCCCTGGCCTTTATCGGCTCGATGTTGCTGGTCGTTTCGGTCCGGAGCGCGCTGACTTTTCTGGTCTGTTGGGAAGTAATGACCCTGTTGTCATATTTTCTGGTCATGTTCGAAACGGAGTCCGAAAAGTCGATCAAGGCGGCGACGATCTATATTGTCATGAGCCACGTCGGGGCGGCCTTTATTGCCGCGGGAATATTTTTAATCCATCATTATACCGGCTCTTTCGATCTCCTGGCTTGGCACTCCGCGGTCTTGCCGGCGGGGAGCCGGGACCTGTTGTTTTTCTTTTTTCTGATCGGTTTCGGGATCAAAGCGGGGATCGTCCCGCTCCATCTCTGGCTTCCTTACGCCCATCCCCAGGCGCCGAGCCATATTTCCGCCCTAATGTCCGGGGTGATGATCAAGGTGGCGATCTACGGCCTGTTGCGTTTTGTCTTTTTTGTTTTGGGGATCCAGGCCCTCTTCTGGGGCGGGATCGTTATCCTGCTGGCCTGTTTGACCTGCCTGGTCGGGATAATTTATGCTTTGATCGATAACGATCTCAAGACCGTGCTGGCGTATTCCAGCATCGAAAATATCGGAATTATTATGCTTGGCCTGGGGGCGGCGATGCTCTTTATTCCGCTCGGCCAGTCGGGGCTGGCGAGCCTGGCCATGATCGCCGCTTTATACCATCTTATTAACCACGCCGCCTTTAAAAGCCTTCTTTTCCTGGGAGCGGGGAGCGTCTATCGCTCGGCCGGGACGAAAAACCTGGAAAAACTCGGCGGGTTGATCAACAAGCTTCCCTGGACGTCGGCCTTTTTTCTGGTCGGCGCGCTGGCGATCGCGGCTCTTCCGCCGCTCAACGGTTTTATCAGCGAATGGCTGACCCTGCAGGTCTTGTTCCTGGGAGCGCTGACCGCTCCGGCCGGTTTGAAAGTTATCCTGGCCCTTTGTGCCGCCGTCCTCGCTTTGACCGGCGGACTGACCGCCGCTTGCATGGTCCGGACCTTCGGCTTAACCTTTCTTGCCCGGGCAAGGAGCGCCAAAGCGGAAAAAGCCAAAGAAGCGCCGCTGACCATGCTGCTCGGAATGGGGTGGCTGGTGATCTTAATAATTGGGCTTGCTCTGGGGGCGGTCCCGATCGTTAAGTTGTTGGCGAAGGTTGCCGCTTCGACTGCCGGGCTGCCAATCCCTTTATTTGCTTTCAACCAGTACATCTTACGCCTGCCGGGGGCCAATTTGTCTTCCCCCCTGGCCGCGCTGGCGCTTTTTACCGCTTTCGGGCTGGTGATCGCGGCGACCTTTTTGTTCTTTGGCCGGTCACGGCGCGCTATCGTTCCGACCTGGGATTGCGGTTATTATCAGTTGACCCCGCGCCAGGAATATTCCGCGACCGGTTTTTCCAAGCCGTTCCGGATTGCTTTCGGCTTTTTCCTGCGGCCGTCTCGCAGTACCCAGACGACCAGGGATTCTCATTACCATGTCCGGTCGCTGGTTTATGAAGCGCGGACCGCCAAGATCTTTAAGGAATTCTTTTATCTGCCGTTCGTCGGCGGACTGTTCCAGACGGCGAAGGGGATGAAGCGTTTCCAGGCCGGGAGCATTCAGATCTATTTGGCCTATATTCTGGTCGTCGTTTTATTATTGCTCCTTTTTATAGGCAGGTTTTAA
- a CDS encoding NADH-quinone oxidoreductase subunit H produces MEIVIQLILLLAVAPLISGVITKVKNNLRLRRGPGLFQPYFNLIKLFRKDECFSEHSSWLMKLTPYVVLGATLTAAAMLPLFGGGALAQYAGDLILLVFVLSLGRFFLALAGLDPASAFGGLGSSREMFFASFLEPIILLAVFAVALVAGGTGLFQIAAGGVGVPAILAAGALFLATLAETSRLPVDNQETHLELTMIHEAMTLEYSGRSLALLELASYLKQAIFFSLVLLVAWPFLVSQAGWFLLSLLVLAVIVAFTEVSLAKMRLFRVVDFLFFAGILALLAVISAALGV; encoded by the coding sequence ATGGAGATCGTTATTCAGTTAATATTGTTGCTGGCGGTCGCGCCGCTGATCAGCGGCGTGATCACTAAGGTGAAAAATAATCTGCGGCTGCGCCGCGGACCGGGGCTCTTCCAGCCTTATTTCAATCTCATTAAATTATTCCGCAAGGACGAATGCTTTTCCGAACATTCCTCCTGGCTGATGAAACTGACGCCGTACGTTGTTCTGGGGGCGACGCTGACCGCGGCCGCAATGTTGCCGCTCTTCGGCGGCGGCGCGCTGGCCCAATACGCCGGCGACCTTATTTTGTTGGTCTTTGTTCTCTCTCTGGGCCGCTTCTTTCTGGCCCTGGCCGGGCTTGATCCCGCCAGTGCCTTTGGCGGGCTCGGCTCTTCGCGGGAGATGTTCTTTGCCAGTTTTCTTGAGCCGATTATTTTGTTGGCGGTCTTTGCCGTCGCGTTGGTTGCCGGCGGGACCGGTCTTTTTCAGATTGCCGCCGGCGGGGTGGGAGTTCCGGCTATTCTGGCGGCGGGAGCCCTGTTCCTGGCGACCCTGGCGGAAACTTCCCGGCTGCCGGTCGACAATCAGGAAACTCATCTCGAGCTGACGATGATCCATGAAGCGATGACCCTGGAATATTCCGGCCGCTCGCTTGCTTTGCTTGAACTGGCCTCTTACCTAAAACAAGCGATTTTCTTTTCCCTGGTCCTGCTGGTTGCCTGGCCGTTTCTGGTCAGCCAGGCTGGCTGGTTTTTGCTCTCGCTTCTTGTGCTGGCCGTGATCGTCGCTTTTACGGAAGTTTCGCTGGCCAAGATGCGGCTTTTCCGAGTGGTCGATTTTCTTTTCTTTGCCGGAATCCTGGCTCTGCTGGCGGTCATTTCGGCCGCTCTGGGGGTATAA
- a CDS encoding hydrogenase 4 subunit F: MELYSLLIIPLLLVLAALLIGRSKSFGLINVLGYAAEFGCGLVFLFAFLERRTPFIRGIFYVDALTVFFILVITVVALAAALYSIGFLDRERRKMTVTDKKSGYYYLLFNLFILAMLLATTVNNLGFLWVAIELTTLVSAFLVGFYNTKSSVEAAWKYLIICSVGIILALLGTILFAYLFSLTGGISLNWSDLSAAAGGFNPALVKLAFVFIIVGYGTKAGLAPMHTWLPDAHSQAVSPASALLSGLLLKIALYAIIRYGLIVVQCVGFGFFSHLMILFGLLSLLVAAGFVLAQKDLKRLLAYSSIEHVGIIAVGIGLGGPLALYGAFLHILGHAATKSIMFFGAGNIIQAYDRHNMNSIRGVIRVLPFTGLFFLAGLFALAGFPPFSIFRSEIMILMAAFSRGSYLTAGLVLFFMTVIFGALVFHAGKMLFGPRPPELLPVKEDLAGKLAFLFLLTIIVILGLWVPGPLNRLILLVVDTLRGM, encoded by the coding sequence ATGGAACTTTATTCGCTCTTAATAATTCCGTTGCTTCTGGTCCTGGCCGCTCTTTTGATCGGCCGCTCCAAGTCGTTCGGCTTGATCAATGTGCTGGGCTACGCGGCGGAGTTCGGCTGCGGGCTGGTCTTTCTCTTTGCTTTCCTCGAGCGCCGGACGCCGTTTATTCGCGGAATATTTTACGTCGACGCTTTGACCGTCTTTTTTATCCTGGTCATTACGGTCGTGGCCCTGGCGGCGGCGCTTTACTCGATCGGTTTCCTCGATCGCGAGCGGCGGAAAATGACGGTGACTGATAAAAAGAGCGGTTATTATTACCTGCTTTTTAACTTGTTTATCCTGGCGATGCTGCTGGCGACGACGGTCAACAATCTCGGCTTCCTCTGGGTGGCGATCGAATTGACGACCCTTGTCTCCGCCTTCCTAGTCGGTTTTTACAATACCAAGAGCTCGGTCGAGGCGGCCTGGAAGTATTTGATCATCTGTTCGGTCGGGATCATTCTGGCCCTGCTGGGGACGATCCTTTTCGCATACTTGTTCTCTTTGACCGGCGGGATCAGCCTGAATTGGTCTGATCTCTCGGCCGCCGCCGGCGGTTTCAATCCCGCGCTGGTCAAGCTGGCTTTTGTTTTTATTATTGTCGGTTACGGCACCAAGGCCGGGTTGGCCCCGATGCACACCTGGCTTCCCGACGCCCACAGCCAGGCGGTTTCGCCGGCCAGCGCCCTTCTTTCGGGCTTGCTCCTAAAGATCGCTCTTTACGCGATCATCCGCTACGGTCTGATCGTCGTCCAATGCGTTGGTTTTGGCTTCTTCAGCCATCTGATGATCCTTTTTGGCTTACTTTCTTTACTGGTCGCGGCCGGGTTTGTCCTGGCGCAGAAAGATCTCAAGCGGCTTTTGGCCTACAGCAGTATTGAACACGTGGGGATCATCGCGGTCGGGATCGGGCTGGGGGGGCCGCTCGCCCTTTACGGCGCCTTTCTGCATATTCTTGGCCATGCCGCGACGAAGTCGATAATGTTTTTCGGCGCCGGCAACATTATTCAGGCTTACGACCGCCACAACATGAATTCGATCCGCGGCGTGATCCGCGTTCTTCCTTTCACTGGTCTTTTCTTCCTGGCCGGTTTGTTTGCCTTGGCCGGATTTCCGCCTTTCTCTATTTTCCGGAGCGAGATCATGATCTTAATGGCCGCTTTTAGCCGCGGCTCATACCTGACCGCCGGCCTGGTCCTATTCTTCATGACGGTGATCTTTGGCGCGCTGGTCTTTCACGCCGGCAAGATGCTTTTCGGCCCGCGTCCGCCCGAATTACTGCCGGTTAAGGAAGACCTGGCCGGCAAACTGGCTTTCCTTTTCCTTTTAACGATCATCGTGATACTTGGTCTCTGGGTGCCGGGGCCCCTCAATCGCTTGATCTTATTGGTCGTCGATACTCTGCGGGGGATGTAG
- a CDS encoding NADH-quinone oxidoreductase subunit C, with protein MEKLLFELTRLGIVPVKQTNDNEIYFEVAPADFKPACLALHKFLRSTVMLMFAEDRRASEGAFVVRAGFIGVKQSQWFFVEQKVTGTAFASIAKEIYSANLFEREIKEMFGLEPEGNPDGRRLRLHDEVWPLGNYPLKKDFVSVPGRTGTYPFMPVAGVGVFEIPVGPVHAGIIGPGHFRFSVAGEPIINLESRLGFTHRGVEKLLEGRDASEAVKLSECVAGDAAFAHSLACCRAAERVGGIIVPPRAKYLRAIYLELERLYNHVADIGTIALDVGFTFPAAESSILKENLQALNADLTGSRFLKQVNLPGGVGRDLDQAGVQRLLTELTAVVRDFRRLRELLLASVSFLDRVETTGELSKKTAEDLGVIGLAGRASGGKLDLRDVFPGVYDGLKVVRREKGDVLARLEIRFDEFEESARQIERLAGKLPEGAIAAGEVLVGSGRALGWAESWRGPVLCWLRFTDGKIERGKIVDPSFHNWIGLNAAVQDNIIPDFPVCNKSFNLSYAGNDL; from the coding sequence ATGGAAAAACTGTTGTTTGAATTAACCAGGCTTGGAATTGTCCCGGTCAAACAGACCAACGACAATGAAATTTATTTTGAGGTCGCGCCGGCCGATTTTAAGCCGGCCTGTCTGGCCCTGCATAAATTCCTCCGCTCGACCGTGATGCTGATGTTCGCCGAAGACCGCCGCGCGAGCGAGGGGGCGTTCGTGGTCAGGGCCGGCTTCATCGGCGTGAAACAGAGCCAATGGTTTTTTGTCGAACAGAAAGTGACAGGAACAGCTTTCGCTTCGATCGCCAAAGAGATCTACTCGGCCAATCTTTTTGAGCGGGAGATCAAAGAAATGTTCGGTCTGGAACCGGAAGGAAATCCGGATGGCCGGCGCCTGCGGCTTCATGATGAGGTCTGGCCGCTGGGTAATTATCCTTTAAAAAAAGATTTTGTTTCCGTTCCGGGGCGGACCGGAACTTACCCGTTCATGCCGGTGGCCGGGGTTGGGGTCTTTGAGATCCCGGTCGGTCCGGTCCACGCCGGGATCATCGGTCCGGGGCACTTCCGCTTTAGCGTCGCGGGAGAACCAATTATCAATCTGGAAAGCCGGCTTGGCTTTACCCACCGGGGAGTGGAAAAACTGCTCGAGGGGCGGGACGCCTCCGAAGCGGTAAAGTTGTCCGAGTGCGTGGCCGGCGACGCCGCTTTTGCTCACAGCCTGGCTTGCTGTCGGGCGGCGGAAAGAGTCGGGGGGATCATTGTCCCGCCGCGGGCTAAATATTTAAGGGCGATTTATCTGGAGCTGGAGCGCCTTTATAACCACGTGGCCGATATCGGGACGATCGCCCTGGATGTCGGGTTCACTTTTCCGGCGGCGGAGTCTTCGATCCTTAAGGAAAATCTGCAAGCCCTGAACGCGGACTTGACCGGCAGCCGCTTTCTGAAACAGGTTAACCTTCCGGGCGGGGTCGGCCGCGATCTGGACCAGGCCGGCGTCCAAAGATTATTGACCGAGCTGACGGCGGTTGTCCGTGATTTCCGGCGCCTGCGCGAATTGCTCTTGGCCAGCGTCTCTTTCCTTGACCGGGTTGAAACGACCGGCGAATTGAGCAAGAAGACGGCGGAGGACCTTGGCGTCATTGGTCTGGCCGGTCGGGCTTCCGGCGGCAAGCTTGACCTGCGCGACGTTTTCCCCGGCGTTTACGACGGTTTGAAGGTCGTGAGGAGAGAGAAGGGGGATGTTCTGGCCCGGCTGGAAATCCGCTTTGACGAATTTGAGGAATCGGCCCGGCAGATCGAGCGCCTGGCCGGAAAGCTCCCTGAAGGAGCGATCGCTGCCGGCGAAGTTTTAGTTGGGAGCGGACGAGCGCTGGGGTGGGCGGAGAGCTGGCGTGGCCCGGTGCTATGCTGGCTTCGCTTTACGGACGGTAAAATTGAACGGGGAAAGATTGTCGATCCTTCGTTCCATAACTGGATCGGCCTGAACGCGGCGGTCCAAGATAATATCATCCCTGACTTTCCGGTCTGCAACAAGAGCTTTAATCTTTCTTACGCGGGGAATGACCTATGA
- a CDS encoding NADH-quinone oxidoreductase subunit B family protein, whose protein sequence is MSVFDKVIAARLSRGIVTRSIEYEKYGAELKDLVAAKFRRSLFIREVDTGSCGACESEIIAATNPFYDLQRFGVSFVASPRHADALLVTGPVSKNMELALKKTYAAMPEPKFVVSAGDCALNGGVFKDSYYIAGGVNAVLPVALHIPGCPPTPLTLIKALLRYLSSAPIS, encoded by the coding sequence ATGAGCGTTTTTGATAAAGTAATTGCCGCCCGTTTGTCCCGGGGGATAGTGACCCGATCGATTGAGTACGAAAAATACGGCGCGGAATTGAAAGATTTGGTCGCCGCCAAATTCCGCCGTTCATTGTTTATTCGGGAGGTTGATACCGGATCGTGCGGGGCCTGCGAATCGGAGATTATCGCCGCGACGAATCCATTTTACGATCTCCAACGGTTCGGCGTCAGCTTTGTCGCTTCGCCGCGCCACGCCGACGCCTTGCTGGTGACCGGACCGGTCTCGAAGAACATGGAGCTGGCCTTGAAGAAAACTTACGCCGCGATGCCGGAGCCGAAGTTTGTTGTTTCGGCCGGTGATTGCGCCCTGAACGGCGGGGTTTTTAAGGACTCTTATTATATCGCCGGCGGGGTCAATGCCGTTTTGCCGGTCGCGCTCCATATTCCCGGCTGTCCGCCGACCCCGCTGACGCTGATCAAAGCGCTGCTTCGTTACCTTTCGTCCGCCCCAATATCGTAA